The genomic stretch ACTCTACCTTCAGGGAGGCCTGACTGTGGAGGACCTCCCAGGACACCGGGAACCACGCTCGCATGGCTGGAGCCACCACTCTcagcaccctgctcctcctgacAACTCTCACTCCTGGCagcaaggagaaaggaagtaAAGATAACCCCTTTTCTGTAACTTTGTAGTGTTCTTTGCGTTATTCATCACTCTTTCACACAGGCAATAAATATCCAAACTCCTTCATGCCGATCCAGTTATTGCACAGTAATTAATGCATGCACTGAGTCCGTCCCGACCTAAACCATGACAGGGTGTGGAGAAGAATCAATGTCTGCTTAGAAAGAAAAGATGGCATGAATACAAACAAGGATATAGGATCCAGACTTGTTTTCTGAGGACCTGTGATATGTTTTACGTGTTTACACTAAACCATTTGGAAAGAATTCCATACTTTGCCAAACAAACTCAGAAGTCAAAACCAcaatagaaataactttttttctcttgtagGTTTTGATCCTTTTGTAAGAATGTTGAGAAGTCTGCCTCTCTGCAAATGTTTCTTTCATTAGCCTTTCATAACATTTGGTTTATATGCCATCCAGAACTTGTGTAACTACCATTTTCTGCTTCTTCACTCTGTTTTTACTTCAGATGCTTTTATTGTGGGTAACATCCAATTTTACCAATTCAAATGGATGGGTACCAAGTCATAAGAGACTTGGAACAGAAAGAACATCTTGATCTTTTTAATGGTAAGAAATCAATATTGACATTTCAGGACCAACTTGCAATTTTATTTCATGGAAAAAGCACATACTTCTctgtgatttatttaaaaaatctgtcAAAGTACAACAGCATATTATCaagaaaaagtttcattttttgctccattcttaaaaagaaagagatgacCAGGCCATGATCTGCTATTCTTGACTCTCAGGTCCCCACAATGGCTCTTTAAATTGGCAAGAAGTGCTTTTCATGATAGAATTTCTTATCTCATACTACCTGTTTTGTCATCTCTCCTTTTCTGCTGTctcagaaaagaatttaaaaagctGTGAATGTATGCTGAACATGCTCTGCTGAATTCAGTTCTTCAGAGCTTtccactttctctttttcctctaacATTCATGTTGTCCTTTACAAGATCCTCCTATTCCAACTTTGTGTTGTATCTACTGTTTCCTGTACACAAACACTTTTGACATTTTTTGTCTGAAACCACTACAcctgaagaaaatctgttctcCATAGAAAAGTAACTGTTAACATGCCAGCATTGGTAAAGCACAGTGGGTTGGAGATGGTTATCAAAGTGAACAGTGTCTGTCCAGAGAGGAAAGTAGTCAAGAAGGTTCACTTCATTAAATGTCTCTGAATGTAGGGAATTGTATTTTGCAGTGAAAGACCTGAATTGTTTGGGAACTGGCTGGACTGTAGTAATAAGCAGATGTTGACTGTTGAGGTAAGGTACCAGATAAAGAGGGGTCTGTACccaagctggagcagcagcgCTGGAAATCCTGAAAGCAAAGCTGGTTTTGTTGGGAGTGTGTTGGCATGCTAATGTCCAGTGTAGGTGCTGGAATCAGAATTTCTGAAGCAAAGTTTACAGCTGGGGAATGTACAAAAAGCTACTTAATCTATTACTACTATAAAAAGATACTTAATTCACCATCTTTGtaaatagagggaaaaaatacaACAGCATATCTTTAACTTTTTTGCTTTCTCGccttgtatttttaaatggataCCTACAACAATCACATGTCCCAACGCCATCAGAATGCCCCTAGAATGTCATCTCCACTCCATTTACTAATTTGCCAAATTTAAACATGCAGACTATGCTTTTCACAGACCAGCTACTCTTCCTTTAAGAGTAGCTACCTGCTAAAAGTTTCACACTGAAGCCAAAGGGATATTCTTTAGCAGTCTGACTAAGCTGTTCCCAGCTTGGTATTGAATGATAAAGGGACAATCCTGCTAAGTGCTGTACATCTTCCACTTCGGCTTACATCAGTGAGAGCTGAAGGCAACAGAATATTGCAGGGGGgatgttcttttctgtttgtaaagaaaaacaaactgtgatACACAGGTTGATCATTTTCTAGAAACCTTGCAGTTCTTAATGTGCAGATGAGTTAGCTGCATTTAAGAAGTTTAAGTTTATTTAAAGCTGAAGTGTTGATTCTACAAACAGTTTTGTATGTAAAGGTaagtactttttattttagaCTTAACTGCACTCTTCTACAATGTTGACTGGACTACCGATGTGCTTGATTTAACAAGGTGTCCTGGGTTCTGGCACAAGTGCAAGTCACTAACAAATGTACTTCAGTTCTTTGGATCCAGGTCCTGTATAGGATGGAGTCATGCAGCCACACATCTGTTTGCCAGACACAGGACCAGCCTCAGCAAATATGAGTCTGTTTTATGCTCCTGAAGAAGCCAGGTAGTCCGTTCTAAACAGTCTCTACAGACCTTGAAAATTCTTCCTATGAAGAAGAGCTTTTTTTATTGAAAAGAGCCCTATTTGAGGGGAAGTAAATACTAATATTGCATATTGTTTTACATTATTTCAGTAGACACGAAAACATTCAGGTTcaaagggacctccagagatcatctagtttaatctcctgctcaaagcagggttgcCAATAAATTCAGGTTGCTCGGGGCTttgtccagttgggtcttgaaaacctttgAGGAAGGAGATTCCACAATCTCTCTCGATGGGCCTCCTGACCAGGGCACCCTGTCACTGTCCTCAGGGTGAAAACTTTTGTCCTTGTATCTACTCTGAACCTCCCCTCTTTCAGTTTATGACCACTGTCTCTCCTCCCACTGTGCATCTCAGTAGAGAGCCTGGCACTGTCTTCTCATGAACCTCTTGTCAGTACTGGCAGGCTGCTATTAGgcctcccagcctttcctcacagggcaagtgctgcaGCCTCTGACCACCTTGGTGGcctccactgaacttgctccagtttatcagtatttttcttgtactggggagccccaaactggaaaCTGTATTCTAGATGCGGGCAAACAAATGCCAAGTAAAGGGAAATAATCACTTGTCTTCATCTACTGTCTGTGTTCCTGCTGATACAACCCAGGATGCCATTAGTCTTCATCACTGCCAGGGTGCACTCTTGGCTCATGTTTAGCCCGCTCCACTGTCCACCTGGATCCCCAGATCTTTTTCAGCAGAGACACTACCAGCCGGTAAGTCCCCATTCAGTAGTGTCCCAGAGTGTTAGTCAGTCCCAGATGAAGGACTTGGCGTTTGCCCTTGTTGAATTTCTTGAGGTTCCTGATgacccattcctccagcctgtctaggcccctctcagtggcagccctgcccttaCGCATATCAATTCGATAACACCACGTCAGTGTCATCTGCACATACTAAGAccagattttaaaatttgattaaaacaATAGGTTCTGCCTTACTTACATAATATTGAGTCATAAAACATAATAAACTTACTTTCTAAACAACTTAAATGACTATACAATCAAATTAAAACCAGGCTTACAGGTTTTATGACAGCTTTACAAAATGTAATTGCTGGGGTTTGCTGCCCTCTATAGACTATTTTTATTATAGttccaaggaaaatattttcttgggGAAAACATTGCTACAGTGCGTTGATATTTAAGGAAAGCTCTATTATTGTTATTTCATACTAAGAACATAATGTAAAATGAACATAGTTATATTGTATTTTTGCAAAATATGAGTTTGAATAGGAAGTGAATACAAAATTCTGCATTGAATTTGAGAACACGTCAGTCTTTATTTCTGCAAGCAAATTTGAACCAAAGTCTGAGTAGTCTGGATATTGTCAGACTTTGGTTTTCTTACATAATTATAGAATCGTTCTCATGAAATCTTGTGATTTTGCTCATTCAAATAGTTTATATAAGATGTGAAACATACTCATCTACCACAGCCTGTCGGCTTCTGCCCTGTGTAGAAAGAATTTGCAGGAGTGACTAAGAAAAGAAAGTTTGTGTATGCTATCAGCAGATCAGCAATCAGCATATGTGAAATCTGTAAAAGGGTTTGCACCTTGTGTGAAAAACTTGTAAGGCTCTACAAACTGAACCAACTGAAATCACAGCTTTACACATAAGTTTCTCTGTCAGCATTAAGCACTTGATGGTTTATTTTAGAGAATAGCTGGAAAAAAGTGAAGGGAAGTTCCTACAAAAGGAAAAGGCGaagagacaggaaaggagaggaacAGATTATGGAGAAATGGGGAAAGGATCCTGTCTAAAAAGCAGGCTAGAGAGTAAGAAAAAATGGTGATAATAAAACGACACAAAGAATGAGATTATAAAGTACCAAATGAGTATCTGAAGCTGCAAGCTTGCTATGCTGAATTGGTACAATATAATGATTGTCAATGATGagattattttaaagttattaaaCTTATTCTACAGTTGAAAACTGATGTATTGTCAGTTCCCCTTTGTGTACGTTTATCCACCTTTACAGGCTCATACCCACCAAGGCAGGGATAATGTGAGTTTTCACACACAGTGGGCATGTTTAATTAATACCAGCACCTGAAATGACCTCCTTTACTTGTTTAAATGGGAAAAAGATGTGGATAACAGCAAGTTGGCCACAAAAGCCAAAGCGTCAGTAGGAACATATAAACGGGGAGCCTGTGAGGCACCAAGCACGGATCTCACGAGCTGCCAGGGGCAGTAGCGGGAGCAGCCGGGCAccgccggctccctgcagcctgaggaGGGCCTGGAAAAAGGCACGGGCCACGGGGAGGTCGCGGCAGCCACGCTTTACAGTTTTCCAAGGCCTTCGTCCTCATCATGCCACAGTCACTTCAGAGGCCCTGGCCACAACCGGTGGCTCTGAGCGACTAGGCCATTAGTAAGCACGGCTTCCCCGGGCAGGTCACGCAGGAGGGCAGCGGGCCAGGGAAGGGCCACCTGGGCGGAGAGGAGGCGCGAGGCGCCCCCAGGCCCGTAGCCTTACCCCGCCCGCGCGCGCCCCAACCGCTGACCGAAGCCGCGCGCGCAGCCCAACAGCCGCTCGCCAGCGCGAGGGGGCAGCTCTGCGCCTGCGCCGGAGGGGCGGCGCTTGCCCTGGGGCCGCGCTCACGTGCTCGGAACCCTCTGTTCgcagctccctgcagccaccCGGACGGGAATCGGGGCTGGAGCGCGCCGCTCGGAGAGCAAGGGGTCCGTTTCTTCCCGGCGTAGGCGGCGGCTGCCCCTGCCGctgggaggggagcggagcgcggAGTGGGGCtaggccgggccgccccggcctaCGTCCCGGCCCGCGCCCCGGAGAGGAGGCGGGGACGGGCTCTCGGGTCCCTCTGGTGCCGCGGCTCTCTCGGCGAGACTCCCCCAGGGCACGCGGTGGCATGGACGCCCCCCCGGTTTGGCGCAGCGGGTGACGCCGTTCCCCGCAGGGCAGgggggtgcggggcggggggtgcgGGCAGCGCCGGAGGGAGTAGATCCGGCCGGTGGCGGTTAGTGGCGGGGCCCAAGCGGGGAGACGGGGGAGGAGAGAAGCGGGCGCACAGGGTCGGCCCTGCCCTGTTGTGATTGGTTGGCGGCCGTGCCTCGCCCAGGTGATTGGGCGGGGGAGGTGTCAGTCACGTCACctcgccctcccctccccccaagcGGCTGACAACAGGcaccggcgggggcggcgcggcgcggtgggggcgccctgcctggggctgcctTGTCCGCTCCGCGGCCTCGGCCCGGGGCCTGGGGAAGGGCTCGGGGGCCGCCAGCCCCGCACGGGGCGGCAGGGATCGGcgggccccgctgccgggggggggggggggaacggtcAGCCCTGGGCTTTAGGGTTGAATCGTTCTGGGTTTCCTTCCGCCTGTTTTTAATTACCTGGTGCTTCTTCCTTtgtctttctccccctcctcctcccccaggctctgtttccttcccccccccccccccttcaaatTCGGTGAGATCATTCTGCCTGGGGGCTGAAATGTGACAGAAATGCTAAATAGTCCTGTCCAGTCGGGGAGGTTTCCTCATCTAAACTCGGTTGTCATCTTGCTTGCAATCAGGTGGTAgtctttcagaaaatgaatgctTAATTGAATTGTGGATAGGAAGTCATGGAAAGAGGCCAGAACCTAAAAGCATAAGGTATATATTGTTTTGATAAAAATGAACGTAGATCTTTGAGAGTGGGCTGGAGGAACTGTAAAATAAGAACTGAAGGAATTAGGCTTAGACTGAAAATTCTAGAAAATGTAGCTAAAGCCCTGGCGTGTGGCACCTGTTTCTTTACAATGGAAGAATAACCCTGAGTCATAACTGGATTTCGATTTCATTTATCTTACATTTTAGTAGTTCAACCTTTAATACTCTGAAGTATTGTAAGTGCCAAAATAATTGAATTTGATGGTGTTTGATAACAATAAATATGGGTAGTAGTTGTCATCCATGCAGTTATGTTAAACAGATGGGATAACTGAACACTTCACACTTCTTGGTGTTTCTAAGTGAGTCATTTAAAGAGTGTGGTTAATCATCCAACGATAATGGTAATTTTTTTCCTACCACCTACAAAATCTGAAGTAGAGAAGAGATTTTCAGATTTTGTATGGATGAAAAGTAAAGAGCCTTTCTTTATTTAGACAGTGGGAGACAGCATGTGATGGACTTTTCATCTTAAGAATTTATATCTGAACTGTGCAGAAACATGATGATGTATCCAGAAAGTCAGTTACTTGTTTTCAGGCTTTCATCTAAAGGGCAGTCTTATGTGAAACTAGCTTAATTTTACCtgaccttttttctctctctgtggtACTTGTCTGCAGTTCTAAGTCATCTGGGACAGAGGCACTTTCTTTAACATTTGGTGCTGTGTGGATTTGGCATTTTCATAACAATAGTCAAGTGCTGGTGTCATCAGGACAAACTTAGAGTTACCTGAATGTTGAGTGAAGTGGGGGGTGCAGTTGCATTTGTTTTGAGTAACGCAGATGGTGGAACAAAGACCTGGATGagaattttgtgtttaaaaaggcAATACGAGAACTGACCCGATTTGAACATAGCCATTGGGGGAAATGGAAGTCAGCAATTACGCCTTGTGAGGCTGAGCAAGAGAGCAATAAtacttggggggtgggggggaggggaaaccAGCTATTATGGGCAGTAGAATATGTTTTGAAGGGGAGATAttcagttttgatttcttttaaggTAGTTAAAGAACTAGGAGGGAAGTGTTAGATACATTGAGATGCCCTATTGAATACAGGAGACAGATTAGGGCGGGTGATCCTTTGGGAAAGGATATTTAGAAGTGTGGTTAcctaaggggaagaaaaaagtagcatatggggaggaaaaggaggagaccAAGGATGCATCAGAATGGATCCCACAAAGAACATGAGAAAGGTATATTAAATGTATGCCTGCTTCTGCTGTTGGCAATTAAATTTTCTAATTCTTCATATGTGTTGGCAGCATTGATGAGATTTACTTTCTCTCTAGTGATTGTGTGTCTAATAGTTAGTTGGTTTGGTCTGTTTGTTGGCTCATGAGCTTTTCCGTCAAGACTAATTACTGATTGGAAGTGTACTGGGAATGCTGTTCTGTGTCTCCCCATAAGAGTAATTGAAGTGACTCTGATATGTTGGCAGAATGACCAAAAAAGGGAAATAGATTTACATAATAATTTTCTCTCCACATTTTAGCAGAATGGTGCTATATGGTTGTTCTCTTGCCCTGGTGATCTCTGCAGATAAGTGATCTGTTCTGTTAGCTGTCCACCTCAGTAGGTATTAGAGATGGCTTGTTAAAAGTGAAGCCCAATTAAACGATGACACTTGACTTTGTGTCTTCTTTCAAATTGAATGTTGAAAAAGAGGTGTACTTTAGGAAACGGAGAAGTTGGGGATTGGTCTGAGAGCTGGTTGGCTGACAAGAGAGATGGTAATGGCACAGAAATCCACAGAGATGATGCCTCTTTCTACCACTGGAGGGTTATTCATGCCTTCTAATAGTGTGGTTGTGCTGGTACAATATTTAGAAAGTGAAGAAGTGTAGCCCTTCCTCTTCTATGCCAGTTTACTGGATGGGTACTCATCTCCAGTAAATACTTGGATTAGAGATTGCAAGGAAAATATGCAAGCAAAGTCAGAAAAGAACCAGTACCACCAAAAATGGATCTGTAGGGTCTGTGCTGCATGAGTGGTGGAAGGGGCATCTTTCAAATGTGGAGTACTACTGTAGTCTTACCTGCTAATCAGTAAATGTTTCAAGTGGAAGTTTCCTCTAAAGTAGTAAGTTTGGTTGTCGAAAGTCCACACCAGGTATTTATAGTCCCATAACTACAGAACAATGTTTTCGGTGACATTTTAGCTTCTAAAATACTGTGCAGTGCTGTTGTATTTCACTCAGGAGAGGGGAAATAAGTTTCACattattcctttaattttctaaGATGCTCTTATTTGGCTAAGAATAAGTCAGTCATTGCTGAGTTTATTTTAAAGTTGGTCTAACAACTGGTCTGTCCTTTCAATGAGAGAAAGAGACTTCTGTCTGGTTTTGAACAGGCTAGAAGCAAAATACTTGCATAATAAACTGCACTGATGAACTGACTTGGCAAATAGTATAGAATTCGGTTCATCTTAGTCATCTTCAGCTATTTATTAAtaactaaattaatttaaaatgctaGGAACTTATTTCTTACTGTAATTAGTGTGCACTCTAACCTGGTTGTGTTCAGGGCGGCTCGGCATTATCGCTATGGATCGCTCTCGGCACCATGCAGGGAATGGCAATGAGCAGGCATCTTCACGAGAACGCAGTTACGGTGAAGATGAGAGACAACGACAGCTAGAGCGCCTCAGTAGGGAGGAGGCTTATTACCAATTCATTAATGAACTCAATGAGGAAGACTACAGGTTAATGAGAGACCGCAATCTGCTTGGCACTCCTGGTAAGATACTTTCCCTTCTGTGGATACTTTcagcagaaaagacaaaattgaAAGCACAAAGTAATGCTACTGCTTCTGGGCACCACTTGTGTTTGGGTAACTCAAATAGCCTGGAGTCTGTGGTTTtgtagaaaggaggaaaaaaatcacctcATTTTCCATATAAAGTCGATGATACCCAAGAAAAATTGTCAACTTAAAAGAGATACTAAAGCTATGAGTAAAAATGTAACTCGTTTGAATGCAACACCTCTCCATATGGATAACATTCAAATCCAAGTAATTAACGTCTGTAATATTCAAGTGCAACTGGCATGTGGCAGTTTTTTAGGTTTCTGAGTGGTTGTTGGAAGTTGTCATGCTCTTGACACAGACTttagcatctttttttccctcagtatcTACTTCCTTTGTTATTTGCGTGCCCGTGTTAGTCTCACGCTATTGgtgttttcttttagatttaaTTAATTGtactttatttctgaagtttttcCTTCAAGATAGAAAATATTGTTATTTCTGCATGGCTTTGAGCCAATAAAGTGTATTATCTGACAATatcaaaaatataaattatttcagGGGAAATAACAGCAGAAGAGTTGCAGCAACGTTTGGAGGGGGCTAAGGAGCGTCTTGCATCACAAACTGATCCCGAAAACAGAGACAGCGAAAGCAGAACTGCTGGAGGTAAACAGTCTTCATTCATATATATAAATAGTATGTGATATGTAAATATTGTTGTTCTGTAcagctatttaaaacaaatgcttaACAATTTAAGTACCAGCCATTTCaagtctcttttcttttctgcctctgaggaatattttcatatttagagAGATTCCCTAATGATGCAGAAACAAACTTGATATATTTCACAAGAACTGATTTACATCAGCCACAAAttactttctcctcctttcctgctttctcttGCTAGTAAATTTAAcagcacaaaaataattttactttttcttcttagaAGGTTTTGGAGAGTACTAAGGAAGTTAGAAAGGAAAAGAGGCTAAATGGAAAACAGTTAACTTTTTCTtaagctgttctgcttttctttttgtttcatttccatttgttttaacaGAGTGAGGTCTTGTGCATCTGTGCTGTCTGTCTTCTcttccacagaaatattttttcatcatttGGCCAATTCCAGTCAGATACAGTAGAGGAACAGATGTCTCAGAAATAAAGATATCAAAGTTCTCACAGGTTTTGTGAAAGCTGGTGGAGTAGGGAGAGCTTAATGAGTGCTCTCTTCAAGGGAAAGCCTTTGCTGTGACCTTGCccattctctcttctgtttttcctgcCTCATACATGTAGTTCAGAACTAACCACAATAATGGTTCCTTTTATTGAGCTGCCAGTTGAGGTTGCAGTTGGAGGAGACTTGGGAATACAACTGAGGGTATTGCAATAGGGTATGAGTACAATGGCACATAGGGAACAAACCTGCAGGGAGAAAACCAGGTATCGCTTATTCCACTGTTTGTTGGAAAAATTCTTGAAAATGCTCTCTAAAGCAAGATAAAAATCTATCATAATCTTCCTTGGTTTAACATAATTAGATGACTAGGATACTTTCAAATCAACAGCTCAAGTAAGGGACAGACATTGGACAAATGCAACTAACTGATTTTGAGTAAACCACCTAATTCTGAATGCTTTCTCAGAGGAGACTAAGTGGGCATATTCTCTCCTCTGTGTATCTGCTGGTGAGACTAAAATTCTGGGCTCAGCTGATCATTTTTGCTGATGGTTTTTATGTGCAGCATTTTTTCGGCAGAATTGTGTTAGCGTAGCTATGTATCTGCCCTGCTGCTGTAATACTTCTGAAGTCAAAGCTCGGCAAGCATAGTGGATTTGGAATTCATCATAATATGGTACGTGTGCTGTTGTATGAACATCAGAAAAcaattctttgtttctttcagatTCTGATGTTCTTGGAGAAAGCTCAAATGGTGACTCTTTGCTTGAATGGCTGAACACATTTCGTCGCACAGGAAATGCCACTCGCAGTGGACAGAGTGGGAACCAAACCTGGAGAGCTGTGAGTCGAACAAATCCAAACAGTGGGGAATTCCGATTTAGTCTTGAAATCAACATAAATCATGAACATAACAATTTTGAAACTGCTGGTGAAGAGTACGTGGGTATAGATAGTAGCAGAATGTATTTAGAAAGAAGACATCAAAGAGCTGTCAGTCCAGTAACCACACGAACAAGGAGCAGGACCTCAAGAGAGGCAAACAGCGATGCTTCAAGCACTGCAAGGGCCAGGTCTGTAAGAAGTTCAGTGGCACAAAGCTCTGAAGCAGCCTCTCGCCCAGTCTCAGGGAGGCTCAGAAGTAGAACTAGGGAGTTGTCAGGCCTTTACAGAACAACTACCGTACGTAATAGTTCTACAGCTACTGGTGAACAAAGAGAAATGCCAGAAAGAGGTACTTCTACAGGACTCCCAAGAGGTAGAGCTAGAGCTAATGTTCGGATGAGTACAAACCAAAGATTAGAAATTCTACGGTTAAGGTCTACTCTGAGTAGTCGAAGCCGCTCTCCGCTGCAAAGACAAGATGACGCTGCTCATTCTGAGGAACATGGGCAGAGGCAAGATAGAAGTGCACAGCAAACCAATAGAAGTAgaagacagacagcacagctttCTCCACAGCCTGCTGAAGAACAAGGGAGAGGTAACACTCAGACTCCTCAACTTTCCAGTGCAGCGCCATCCTTAGGAATAACTTTGGAAGAGGAAGAATCTAGTAGGCCAATAGCTGCTGTTAGAAGGCATCCAACAATTACATTAGATCTTCAGGTGAGAAGAATTCGCCCTGGAGAAAACAGAGATCGGGACAGTATTGCTAGTAGAACTCGTTCTAGAGTAGGAATGGCAGAAAACACTGTTACTTTTGAAAGTGACAGTGGGGGATTTCGACGTACGATATCACGATCAGAACGTGCGGGTATTCGAACCTACGTTAGCACTATACGGATACCTCTTCGTCGGATTTCAGAAACTGGACTTGGTGAACCTTCGTCAGTGGCTCTTCGATCAATTCTTCGACAAATTATGACAGGTTTTGGAGAACTGAGTTCTTTAATGGAGACAGAATCCAACTCAGAAATGCAAAGAGGTGGTCATCACTTATCAGATGTGCACTCAGAGCAGAATAACTCAAATTCAGCAAACAATAGTAGTGATCCAAGTGAGATTTCTTCTAGAAATGGGCGTGCGGTAGAAGGCAGCAGTGAAACAAATGGACAGAGTGATGATACTCAACGTTATCGTCTCAATAACGAAAGTCAAGATAACAGACAGTCTCAAGATGCTAACAACCTAGTGGAAAATGGAACACTGCCTATTCTTCGACTTGCTCACTTCTTCTTGCtgaatgaagatgatgatgatgagcgTTTAAGAGGTCTAACCAAAGAACAGATTGACAATCTTTCTACCCGGAACTATGGGGATATTAACACTGAGAATGAAATAAGTAAAACATGTAGTGTTTGCATTAATGAGTATGTAACAGGAAATAAGCTAAGGCAGTTACCTTGCATGCATGAGTTTCATATTCATTGTATTGATCGCTGGCTTTCAGAAAATTCCACCTGCCCAATTTGTCGGCAGCCCGTATTAGGGTCTAATGCCACAGACAATggctaaaaatatttatattgctCAGTATTCAAGGATTTACTTTTGCTCTATTTATGATGAGCCAGATAGAATGAGTTGACTTGCATAGGCGTTCATTTGTGGGGGGATTTTTGTTGATTCTTAAAGATAATAGGAAACTTGTCTAAATCTAGTAatgtaaatactatttttctCCAAGTGCAGATCTAGGAGTACATGTAGAACCAAATGATATCAGtaaagtttatatttttttagGTAATTTTGTTATGCTAAGCACTTTtgtaaatacagaaatgcaaTAGTTAATCAGTCCTGCttaatgtatgttttttttaac from Dromaius novaehollandiae isolate bDroNov1 chromosome 1, bDroNov1.hap1, whole genome shotgun sequence encodes the following:
- the RNF6 gene encoding E3 ubiquitin-protein ligase RNF6 isoform X2; protein product: MDRSRHHAGNGNEQASSRERSYGEDERQRQLERLSREEAYYQFINELNEEDYRLMRDRNLLGTPGEITAEELQQRLEGAKERLASQTDPENRDSESRTAGDSDVLGESSNGDSLLEWLNTFRRTGNATRSGQSGNQTWRAVSRTNPNSGEFRFSLEININHEHNNFETAGEEYVGIDSSRMYLERRHQRAVSPVTTRTRSRTSREANSDASSTARARSVRSSVAQSSEAASRPVSGRLRSRTRELSGLYRTTTVRNSSTATGEQREMPERGTSTGLPRGRARANVRMSTNQRLEILRLRSTLSSRSRSPLQRQDDAAHSEEHGQRQDRSAQQTNRSRRQTAQLSPQPAEEQGRGNTQTPQLSSAAPSLGITLEEEESSRPIAAVRRHPTITLDLQVRRIRPGENRDRDSIASRTRSRVGMAENTVTFESDSGGFRRTISRSERAGIRTYVSTIRIPLRRISETGLGEPSSVALRSILRQIMTGFGELSSLMETESNSEMQRGGHHLSDVHSEQNNSNSANNSSDPSEISSRNGRAVEGSSETNGQSDDTQRYRLNNESQDNRQSQDANNLVENGTLPILRLAHFFLLNEDDDDERLRGLTKEQIDNLSTRNYGDINTENEISKTCSVCINEYVTGNKLRQLPCMHEFHIHCIDRWLSENSTCPICRQPVLGSNATDNG
- the RNF6 gene encoding E3 ubiquitin-protein ligase RNF6 isoform X1, whose amino-acid sequence is MGRKRRRPRMHQNGSHKEHEKGRLGIIAMDRSRHHAGNGNEQASSRERSYGEDERQRQLERLSREEAYYQFINELNEEDYRLMRDRNLLGTPGEITAEELQQRLEGAKERLASQTDPENRDSESRTAGDSDVLGESSNGDSLLEWLNTFRRTGNATRSGQSGNQTWRAVSRTNPNSGEFRFSLEININHEHNNFETAGEEYVGIDSSRMYLERRHQRAVSPVTTRTRSRTSREANSDASSTARARSVRSSVAQSSEAASRPVSGRLRSRTRELSGLYRTTTVRNSSTATGEQREMPERGTSTGLPRGRARANVRMSTNQRLEILRLRSTLSSRSRSPLQRQDDAAHSEEHGQRQDRSAQQTNRSRRQTAQLSPQPAEEQGRGNTQTPQLSSAAPSLGITLEEEESSRPIAAVRRHPTITLDLQVRRIRPGENRDRDSIASRTRSRVGMAENTVTFESDSGGFRRTISRSERAGIRTYVSTIRIPLRRISETGLGEPSSVALRSILRQIMTGFGELSSLMETESNSEMQRGGHHLSDVHSEQNNSNSANNSSDPSEISSRNGRAVEGSSETNGQSDDTQRYRLNNESQDNRQSQDANNLVENGTLPILRLAHFFLLNEDDDDERLRGLTKEQIDNLSTRNYGDINTENEISKTCSVCINEYVTGNKLRQLPCMHEFHIHCIDRWLSENSTCPICRQPVLGSNATDNG